The genomic stretch CGCTGTCACGCCCCGATCTTTGTCGCGGAAACGGTCATGGTGCAAGCCAAACTGGTCAACTCCGAAAAAGATGCCGAAGAGACCAAGAAGTTCAACGATTTCGTCCAGAACATCCGCCCCGAAGATTTTACCAAATACTACAACAAGGATTAACTGCGGGAGATCAGGATCACCCCGAGTATAATAACTGAAATTCCTATCCACCGGACCAGGCTGACCGGCTCACGAAAAAAGAGCATTGAGGCCAGGGCGACCAGAACATAGGCAACGCTGACCATGGGATAAACCAGGCTAAGCGGCAGGCGGGAAAGGACAACAAGCCAGAAGATCGAAGAAAGCCCAAAACAAACAAAGCCAAAAAAGACCCAGGGGTTCATAAATATCGGAATAAGTTTGACCAGAATCTGGCTGAACGGGAACGCGCCAAACACGACCATCCCCTTTTTCATCATCAGTTGGCCGGTTACCGCGAGTAAAACGGAGACGATCAAAATTAAATAATTTCCCATTTAAAGTTCCTTCCTGTTTTCAAGATTTCCGTCTATTAATTCACCGCAGATAAAAGCCCTGGCTTGCGAAAAACAGCCTATCGAATAAACCCGGCCCCCCTCCCTCTCCCTGACTACTTTAACCTCTCCCCGACCTAAAACAAACCGTTCGCCGATCGCGCTTCCCGCCAACCAGGCTTTTATATTCCCCGAAGGGGGTGGCATATCGGTGAACCAGGCATGGTTTTTATCGATCCTTGCGCTGGCTAATTCCAATCCACCGGATGCCAGCCAATACGCCCTTTCCTTGTCAAACAAAGCCCTTGTCGTCCAGAGGGTATTATAAACTATTCTGGCGGTAATTACACCCAAGGCCAGCAACGTTCCTCCAATTATTATTACCAACAAAAGAGCGACACCATGTCTCATTTTTTGCATACAATTATTTCCCTTTTATTGA from Candidatus Margulisiibacteriota bacterium encodes the following:
- a CDS encoding EamA family transporter, coding for MGNYLILIVSVLLAVTGQLMMKKGMVVFGAFPFSQILVKLIPIFMNPWVFFGFVCFGLSSIFWLVVLSRLPLSLVYPMVSVAYVLVALASMLFFREPVSLVRWIGISVIILGVILISRS